The window TCCTTTAAGGTTAAGGTCCCTGCAAACTCTATGCTATCTCCACACGAAGGGTCTTTCTGATTTTAGGCAGGGTTATGGATAACAGACCGTTTTTATAGGAGGCCGAGGCCTCAGCACTTTCCACGGCAGAAGGAAGCCTTAACACCCGCTCGAAGGCGCCATAGGCTATCTCCATCTGGTAAAATTTTCTGGACCGGGAGCCGCTCTCGCCTTCACGCAAGCCGGCGATCCGGAGCAGGTCCTTATACAGGGTTATATCCAGACTTTCCTGCTTGACTCCCGCCGATTCAACCAGGACTATGACCTCTTTCTCGGTCTCATAGATATCTACCGGCGGGACCCAGGCCCTATTAGGCGGCATCATTCCAGCCGTATTGAAGACGTCGCCCAGCATTTTGAGCATATCCCGATGGATATCTCCCAATATCCTGCCGGTGCGGATGGTAATAATTGCCATACTGCCTCCTTAGTCGGGCTTCCCCCTGATATTATCATTAAATAGTCATCCTCTGCTTAATGTCAAGGGAGTTATCGCCCTAATGTCACCCCCCTTTTTTTGGCAAGAAGAGGTTTGGGGGGATTTAAAATGGAAAATATAAGAAAAATGGGCTATAAGTAACCATATAAATAATCTGTGTTCATCCGGAAACTACCGTTTCCGGCTTAACGCTTTCAGCCATCAGCAGTCAGCTCTCAGCAAAAAATCAAGACAAATAGCATCGTAAGCTGAGCGCTGATAGCTGAGTGCTGACTGCTCGTCCGGAGATTTTCGGTTTCCGGACGAAAACTAATTAATCTAAGAAGAAAAATCTCCGGAGATTAAATCGTGACTGCTGAAACTATCCTTATCTTTTTGACCATCCTGCTTATTGCCGGAATCGGGGCCTTATTATTGTTCCGGGAGATACGCACCCTGAAAGAAAAGACCTCCACCACCTCCCTTTTACAAGAGCAGTTGTTGGAAATCATACGGCAAATAGGTGACATGCGTGACCAACAGGCGCAAGGTCAGGTCAGGCATCTGGAAACCGTGCAAACCCAGTTCGCTACCATAGTGGGCACATTCAATACCCAGCTTGGCGAACTGACCGCACAACTTAACCAGGGTCAGGGGGAGACATTAAAAAGCCTGAACCAACGGTTAGAAGATACTACGCGCACCCTTAATGATCAGTTGGGGCGGCTCCTTCAGACCATGAACGAACAACTTACCCAGACCCAGGGAAACATAGGCCAACAGTTGCAGGGGGCTACGGAGGTAATATCCAAGGTTCAGTTACGCCTGGGGGAATTATTTGAAACCGCTAAACATATGCAGGAACTGGGCAAGGATATCAGCCGGCTGCAGGATATCCTCAGGGCTCCCAAACTACGCGGAGGAATCGGCGAATATCTCCTGGAAGACCTTCTGTCTCAGATACTGCCCCAGCGCAACTACGAAACGCAGTATGCCTTTAAATCCGGGGAAAAAGTAGATGTCCTGATCCGTTTAGGCAGCAACACCGTACCGGTGGACGCCAAGTTTCCCCTGGAGAGCTTTGAACGTCTGCGACAGGCTGAAACCGAAGCAGAACGTAAGAAAGCCAAAAGGGAATTTATGACTTCGGTGAAGGCCAGAATAGATGAAATCGCCCGTAAATATATAAAGCCGGACGAAGGCACTTATGACTTCGCCCTCATGTATATCCCGGCCGAAAACGTATTTTATGAAGTGATCGTAAAAGATGAAGAACTGGGAGAGGAAAAATCCATTGCCTCTTATGCCCTGGAAAGGCATGTTGTTCCTGTTTCTCCCAACAGTTTCTACGCCTACCTTATGGCCATAGCCTTCGGCTTAAGGGGATTCCATATTGAAAAACAGGCGCAGGAGATACGGGGCAGCATAGGTGAACTGCAAAAACTGTTCGGCATCTTTTACGAACAGTTTACGGCCGTAGGTCGGAATATAGACCTCGCCCATCGCAAATATGAAGAAGCACACAAACGTGCAGAAAAGATACACGACCAGATGGCCGGCATAACCGGCCAGGCCTTGCACCTGGAAGGGGAACGGACACTGCCTTCGTCCGTGGATAAAAAAGAAGACTAAAAACAAAGGGCCGAACACAGATTGAACAAACCCGTTTCGGCCCTGTCTTTATCTATTCACCAACGACGTTAACGGCCTGGGGTCCCTTGGGACCCTGCTGGACTTCAAAGGTTACCTTTTGACCCTCGCGCAGGGTCTTAAACCCGGCGCCCTGGATAGCAGAGTGATGCACAAAGACATCAGGACCGCCCTCCTGCTCAATAAAACCAAAGCCTTTCTTCTCATTAAACCACTTCACTTTACCTTCCGCCATAAACCAAACCCTCCTTTCTTACTAGCAAACAAAAAAATAAACGGGGAAAATCCCCATGTGACGAGACTGACATGAAAATTTTCAAAAAAAAAGCCACTTCGGACTCTATCGACCTCGGTGGCTAACTCTATACGACCTCTATAACACAAAAACTATTCCTAAAAACAAAAACTATTCCTAAACATAAAAGTGTATCTACGTTAACGATTATCTGACCTTCTGTCAAGCTTTTTCCGCTAAGCTATCATTTTTTATTTAATCAGCAACAGTAATTTCCTCCAGCTGCGGACCGGCACGGTTCTCAAAATTACCTTGTTTTTTAAAATACTATGGATAAAATAGGGCACATTCTATCCGGAAAGGAACTAATTTGCCTCCCGTATTCCAGAGATATTTACAAAAGCTCCATCACGCCCATATTCTGATCCTGAGCTTCCTGGTCATAGATATTATCGGGGCAGGTATGCTATATCTACCCATATCCCACACCACTCAACCCATCTCTCTCGTCGACGCCGTCTTTACCTCTACCTCCGCCCTTTGTGTGACCGGTCTGACCGTCCTGGATACCACAAAATCCTTTAGCACTTTCGGACAAATGGTTATCCTTACCTTAATTCAGGTAGGCGGGTTAGGGGTTATGACCTTTTCTGTTTTTCTATTCCTCTCTATGGGGCGGGGGATAAGCGTCCGGGGGCGCTGGTCGATGCAGGAATCGTTTACCCCTGCACCCATTACAGACATACATACCCTGATAAAATCCATTTTTCTTTTTACTTTCTTGGTGGAAGGGACTGCTTCTATTCTTCTGGCCTTGTGCTTCTGGAGGGACTATCCATTTCCGACCGCCCTGTACCATGGCTTCTTTCATTCCATATCCGCCTTCTGCAATGCGGGGTTTTCCACCTTTAGCAATAATCTCATGAACTACACCGGCCATGCGGGTGTCAATCTCACTATATGTGCGAATATAATCATGGGCGGTCTGGGGTTTCCGGTCATATACGAGCTTTACCAGCGAATAAAGGGTCACCCGGAAAGGAGAGCGCTCTCTCTGCATACCCGTATGGTTATCGTCACCACCGGGATACTGATTTTAACCGGAACCCTGCTCTTCTGGGCGTTTGAAGCCAATAATGTCCTGGCCCATCGTCCATTTTATGAAAAATGTCTCATCAGCCTCTTCCAATCCATAACCCCCCGGACCGCAGGGTTTAATACAGTCGATACCGCTTCCCTCACAGACAGTTGCCTCTATATAATCATCCTCCTGATGTTTATCGGCGCCTCCCCCGGATCGACGGGCGGCGGGATCAAAACCAGCACCCTGGCCGTACTGACCGCCCTGGTCTGGAACAAATTGCGCGGGAGGCCGTACGTGCACGTCTTCAACCGGACCATCCCTTCTGAAGTGGTCATGCGGAGTATCTCCCTGTATATGCTCTCGGTATTTACCGTACTGACCATCCACATGCTCATGCTCTTCAGCGAAATGGCATGCCCGGCTTCGCATCCGGCCAGAGGCTGTTTTCTTACGTATCTCTTTGAAACCATCTCGGCCTTTGGCACGGTAGGGCTCTCCATGGGGGTTACCCCTTATCTCAACAGCATGAATAAGCTCATTTTAAGCGCCCTCATGTTCATGGGCCGGGTAGGGATACTGACCTTTGCCTATGTAATAGTCAGAAGAGAGAGGCCCGGATTTGAATTCCGTTATTCAGAAGAAAAGGTTATGATTGGTTAAAAAGGAGCGAAAGGAGCGGGCTATGAGAAGATTTGCCGTGATTGGCCTGGGAAAGTTCGGCTTCCACCTGGCTAAGGCCCTGTTTGAAGATGGACACGAAGTCATAGCTATCGATAAGGATAAGGACCGGGTACAGGAAATTCAACCCTTTTCCACCCAGGCGGTGGTTGCTGACATTGCGCACAAGGAAATATTAAAAACCCTGGGGATGGATCAGATGGACGCAGTGCTGGTCAGCATCGGAGAAGACATTGCCGCCAGCATCCTCGTCACCCTCTACCTTAAGGAGCTAAAGGTCAAACAGATTTTAGTGAAGGCCATGAATGAGGATCATGGCAAGATACTGGAACGAATCGGCGCTACCGAGGTAATCTACCCGGAAAAGGCAATGGCCCTGAAGACGGCGAGGAGTCTCTCTACACCGAACATCCTGGACTTCATCCCCATGGTAGAAAACTACACCCTGGTAGAATTGGCGCCCCCTACCGCCTTTATCGGGAAGACATTGAGCGGTCTTGACCTGCGGGTGAGACATAACGTCTATGTCATCGGCGTAAAGGAAGTCCTTACTGATAATTTTATCCTGGTTCCACCTGCCGACTTTGTAGTAAAAGACAGCGACATACTATTTGTAATTGGCCACAGGGACAACATCGCAAAATTGGAGAAGTTATAGTAAAAACACCATGCGCTTCTTTTTTACGCAGGCCAGAATTAATTCCGTCTGTCTCACTTTTCTGTCCAACGTCAAGGGCTTATGTTATATAATTTTCTGTCCTGAGGCCAAAGATTGCACCCCCGCCGGGCTACAGAAAAGACATGCAAGCGCGGTAACTTTGGAAGAAAATGCCGAAATACACGGCCCGGTCATAACCCAGATCAGGGAATATTTTGCCGGCAGACGCCGCATCTTCTCTGTGCCTATGGATGTAACAGGGACCACCTTCCAAAAGACGGTCTGGGAGGCCATAAGGGCCATTCCTTACGGTGAGACCCGCTCTTATCAGGAAATAGCAAGGGCTGTCGGAAAAGTGAAGGCGGCCCGTGCTGTAGGACAGGCAGCAGGCGCCAACCCACTCCCGTTTATAATACCATGCCATCGCGTCATAGGAAGTACCGGTAAACTCGTCGGCTTTAGTTCCGGCCTGAACTTGAAAACAAAGCTCCTCACCCTGGAAAATGCGTATAAGGAGAAGAGATCATGCCCCTTCCCAAAACCGGATTGAAACTGACCGCAAATGCCCTCACTGTCCTGCAAAAGCGCTATCTTAAAAAAAACGAGCAGGGCCAGACTGTAGAGACACCGGAACAGATGTTCCGCCGCGTGGCCCGCGCCGTGGCCGCTGCCGACGCCATCTATGACCAAAAGACCGACGTTAAGAAAACGGAAGATACCTTTTACCGGATGATGACCGAATTCCTCTTCATGCCCAACTCACCCACCCTGATGAATGCCGGCCGCAGGCTGGGACAACTCGCCGCTTGTTTCGTCCTGCCTGTAGAAGACTCAATCGACAGCATCTTTGAGGCCATCAAACAGACCGCCATAATCCACAAAAGCGGAGGGGGAACCGGGTTCTCCTTCTCCCGTATCCGTCCGGCCAATGATGTGGTACGCACGACACAGGGCGTATCCAGCGGCCCGGTTTCTTTTATGACGGTTTTTGACATAGCCACGGAGACGATCAAGCAAGGGGGGACCCGCCGCGGGGCTAATATGGGAATACTCCGTGTGGATCACCCCGATATAGAACAGTTCATAAATGCCAAACAGCTGACGGATAAGCTCAACAACTTTAACATCTCAGTGGCCATAACCGCCGAATTCATGCGGGCACTGGCTAACGGCGAAGAATATGACCTTATCAACCCGCGGAATGGACATAAAGTAAAATCTGTCCCCGCCGTCCATATCTTTAACCAGATAGTCGAGGCCGCCTGGGCCACCGGCGAGCCGGGGATAATCTTCCTCGACCGTATAAACCGGTACAATTCCACTCCACAACTGGGCGATATAGAGGCCACCAATCCCTGCGGTGAGCAGCCCTTACTCCCCTATGAAGCCTGTAATCTTGGCTCCATCAACCTCTCCCGCTTCGTTAAGGCGGACGAGATAGATTATGCCGACCTTAAAAAAATAATACATCATGCCGTGCACTTCCTGGATAATGTTATAGACATCAATAAATATCCCCTGCCGCAGATCGAATCCATGAGCAAGGCCAACCGCAAAATAGGCCTGGGGGTAATGGGATTTGCCGACATGCTCATACAACTGGGTATTCCTTATAATTCAAAGGATGCGGTTAGAACGGCAGAGACCGTCATGTCTTTTATCTCGCGTGAATCCAAACTGGCCTCAGCCGATTTAGCCAAAAAGCGCGGCAACTTTCCCAACTATAAAGGCAGCATATACGATAATCCCAAAACCCCCTTTATGCGTAATGCCACCACTACAACTATCGCCCCTACCGGCACGATCAGCATCATCGCCGGTTGCTCCAGCGGTATAGAGCCGCTTTTTGCCGTCTCCTTTGTGCGCCGCGTCCTGGATGGAAGCGAGCTATTGGAAGTACACCCCTACTTCAAGAAAGAGGCTAAAAAGGCCGGTATCCTTACCAAAGAGCTTATGGAGGACATCGCGCAAGGCGGCTCCATTCAAGGCATCCCGGAAATTCCGGATTCACTGAAGAAGGTCTATATGACGGCCATGGACATCAGCCCGAAATGGCACATCCGGCTGCAGGCCGCCTTCCAGAAACATACAGATAATGCCGTTTCCAAGACCATCAATTTTCCCTCCACAGCCTCTATCGAAGATGTGCACAAGGTCTACCTTCTGGCTTATGAACAGGGATTGAAAGGGCTGACCATCTATCGCTACGGCAGCCGGAAGGGTCAGGTGCTAAGTTTTAAAAAAGAGGGAGAAAAAAAGGAAATCGTCCCGCGTGCCCGGCCTATGCGCACCACAGGCATTACAGAACGTATGCGTACCGGATGCGGCAACCTGTATATCACCATAAACTCGGACGAAAAGGGAATATGTGAAGTGTTTGCCCAGATAGGCAAGGCCGGTGGTTGCGCTGCCTCTCAAATAGAGGCCATCGGCAGGCTTATCTCTCTGGCTTTACGTTCCGGCCTCAAGGTGGAGGCGATCATCAGACAACTTTCAGGAATACGTTGTCCATCGCCTATCTGGGATCAGGGTAAAATGATCCTTTCCTGCCCTGACGCTGTGGCCCGCGCCATAGCTAATGTGACCAATCTTCCCATCACGCCGCACGACAAGACCATGGGGGCCTGCCCGGACTGTGGGGGATCTCTGGAATCCGAAGGCGGATGTCTCGTATGCCGGTCCTGCGGATTTTCCCGATGCGATTAGGATGAAAATACATAACCTGCACCCCTGGGATGGGCTATACCCTGGCCTGCACAGCCCGCTATCGTATCCCGGAACCCACACGGCTCGCCCACCTGCTGGTTACCCGCATGCGTCGAAGACTCGCACGCCTCAGCGTATCTTCGACCGGTAGTATGGAGAGCAGCCGGGCGCGCCGGTAATCTTCACTTATCCCGGTCCTTCTTCTTGCAAATCAAGATGTTATCCCGCTTACCCCGGGACAAGGCGCTTGCAAAATTAGCCTTAAACTGTTCCGCCGTCCCCTTGGGCACATTTAGGGCATAGCATCCCGCAGGGATAGTGCTGTTCCTTATTTGCGGGTTTATTTCCTTGACGGCCTTGAAGGTCGTACCGCATGCAGAGGCTATGTTACGCAGATGTACCTCGCCTGACGCCTTAAAATCAAGACGATCATATTCCAGAGGAGGGTAAAGACTCTTCTCAGGCACGTTATAACCATAGAGTTCGGGGGCGCTAAGAATTACCTTTGCGGCCAATCCCCGGAAGATATACCGCTCTGTCTCCAGGGGCAGGTTAAGACCATAAAAATTATTAACATTCTGCCCGGTAATGTCCCTATTCATCCGGTCTTCGCCGCAATTATATGCCGCTACGGCCACAGTCCAGCTGCCAAACTTTTGATAAAGATCTCCGAAATAATCCAGGGCAGCTTCGGTAGCCCGCTCAAAATTCAACCGTTCGTCAATCCAGTCATCGACCCTCAGTCCATAACGTTTTGCGGTCTTTTCCATAAATTGCCATGGGCCGGCCGCCCCTGCACCGGAGAAGGCATAGGTCTTCAGCGCGCTTTCGACTACGACTACATATTTGAGGTCACCCGGCATATTCCGTTCTTTAAGCCTTTTCTCGATATAAGGAAAGTACCGGTTGGCGCGCTTCATCCACATGATGACCTGGGCATGGTCATAAACGGAAATAACAAATTCCCGGTCCAGCATCTCCCGGACGTCCTGCCTTTCAAGAGGGACCGGCTCACCACAGAAGCTTAGACCGGTGGGCAATTCAAAAATGGGCACAACACCCACAGTTCTAACCGGAGACTGGCCGGTGATGAAGATTAAGAAAAATACTGCTACAATGAAAAGGCCCAAAGAGACCGCTATCGTGGAAAAATTAAATCTGGTATTAGCCACCCCGGATACCTCCTTTTAAGGTTGCCTTTTTGCGAAATGATCGTACCCTTTATGGGTGATATCTTTTTTATATCCGCCTTCCCGCAAAAAAACACCCCTCCCCTTGACTATCTTACCCACACAGAACGGGCCTACTCTGGTCAAGGATTTCATTTCTCTTTTTATCTTTTCGGCATTACCCGGTGAAACTATAAATAAAATACCATAATCCTCCCCCCCAAAAAGGGCCCAGGCCAGTGCAGAAGAGCCGGATTCTTTGGCCAGCTTGCGGCAGGCAGTAGAAATCGGAAGTGTCCCGGCGTCAATTTCTGCGGCTACACCGCTCTCTTCGGCAATATGCGCCAGGTCAGTAGCCAGACCATCCGAGAGATCGATCATGGCCGAAGCCAGCTTATGCCCGGCCAGGTATCTTCCCAACTCCAGTTGTGGTATGGGATCCAGTTGTGCCCTAAAAAGTCTCCGGTAGGCCGGATCCGGCTTACGCTTTCCTTCCAGCAAGGCCAGCCCGGCCGCTGCATCACCCAGGCAGCCGGAAACAAAGATAAGGTCTCCCTCCCCGGCCCCGGACCGTAAGGCGATTTTCCCCTTATATCCCTTACCCAGTACGGTTATAGTGAGCACGACACCATAGGGGCAGGAGACCGTATCTCCGCCGATAACGGGCACGCTATAACGCCGGCACCAGAAATTGATGCCCTGAACTAATTGGCGCACAAAGGATACAGGCATCTCTTCAGGCAGGGCCAGGTTTAAAAAGGCATGGGTAGGCGCCCCTCCCATCGAGGCCACGTCGCTCAAATTAACGGCCATAGCCTTCTTACCCAGGAGATAGGGAGGGGTATAGTTCAGGCGAAAATGGATGCCTTCAACCAGCGTATCTGTGGTCACCAACAGACACCGGGTACGGCTTATGGGGATTACAGCACAGTCCTCGCCGATACCGCGCAGGACATCCGGTCTCTCCACACGGGAAAAGTTCTTCTTTAGGATAGATAATATCCCTTGTTCACCTATGGCCTTTAGATCGGCCCCGGTCAGGTATGATTTCAATCTTGCCATTCTCTTTTCTGATGAACTCGAAAAGGTCGATTTCTCACTGCTCGTACCAAAGGTCGTGCCATAGGCAGATTCGCCGAAGCGAAAAAGGCGCAAAGACCGTGAGGACAATATATTGTTTTATCCAAGAAAAAAAATTAGCGTACTTGGCGGCTTTGCGTGATATTTTGGATTTTTTACGAAGCCGTCTTTTCTGCTAGTAATCAAATATCTCCAGGGCATTAAAAAAATAGGCGATCTCGGTAGCCGCCGTCTCCGGGCTGTCAGACCCGTGCACGATATTTTGCTCTATACTCGAGGCAAACTCATGCCGGATAGTCCCAGGCTTGGCCTCCTTGTAATTGGTAGCGCCCATCAGGTCCCGATTTTTCTTTATAGCCCCCTTTCCCTCCAGGACCATAACTCCGATCGGTCCTGAGGACATGAAGCCCGTCAAACTGTCAAAGAATGGTCTCTCCCGATGCACCGCATAAAAACCCTCGGCTTCCTTCTTACTCAGATGCACCATCTTTATAGCCACAATACGGAGGTCATTTTTCTCAAAACGCTTGATGACCTCACCGATAAGTCTTTTCGAAACGCCGTCAGGTTTGATGATAGATAGGGTTCGTTCCATATTATTAGCAGCCTCCTTTGAGAAATTGACCTTACGACCTACCAGAAAAGATGCGGCCTGTCAACCGGCGACGCATCCCAAATCCGCCGCCCTTTCTGTGTATACCGGTTTGTCGCCTCTTAACGGGCTGTCAGGGCTAGCTTTCAAGAAAAAATCAAAGATGGGACAATGTGGGAACGCGGGGACAAGTGGTAATTCATAACTTCTTTATGTTACAAGAACTGGATTCCCGATAAAATCCTCGGGAATGACAATCTTGAAGTTTTGCAAGAGCATCCTTTATTCCCTGAATTTTGTATGCTGACTCCTGGCTTCCCAAAAAACAATAATATAAAGAAGGCTGCCTGATAACGGCTCTGTCTCTAATGCAGATACCGGGGTCTTGGTTCCTGATCCGGGATTTTACTTATGCCTCCCCATAAATCCTTAAGCTCAAGAAGCCGTTCAAAATTTCTGATAAATGTCCCCAGGTGCATGTTGATGGTCTTGCGGGCCTCCAGGAGTACATTTTCCCGTTTTAAATAATCTACGTAAGCCTCGAGTATTTGTCTGTCCATTTCGGAGAGAGAAACAAATCTAATTCCGGCATGCCAGGCCCTTTCCTTTCTCTGCCAGACTACCTCGCTCGTAATAGAAAGGGTATGCATGCCTTCCGGCAACTGAAGGCAAAACTGTAAGGCTCCATCCCACCGGGGCTCTTCCAGGCAGGCTATCTCCGCCCCATGGGCAGAGAGGCCTACCAGGTAAACATTTTTTGCTTTTTCTACGCCTAACTCCTGCGGCACGGAGAGAAGAACTCTTTCATTACAGCGCCTTTCGCTCACATCTTTTCTCTGCATAGCCGACCTCCTCGACGACCTTTTGGACAAGCAATTTCAATGCCAGATATGATTTAACTTTTTACTGCAATAATCCCTTTGAGATTACGAATATTTCTTGAGTAGATAAGAAAAAACGGAAATGAAATTCACAAAGTGTGAATTTCATTTCCACCCAAAGTGGAAAAAAGATTCCACTGTAAGCGCGATATTCAGAAAAACTCTCTCCCCTGCCACCTCATAGTCCGGTGTCCTTAATTACACCGGCCTTGCATTTCTCCAGATATTCTGCAAACTTGCGATAAATACGCCAGGCCTTTTCTTCAAAATCCTCCTCCCAGATATTTAGCGCAAGATAACTGGCGTCTTTTTTCTCTAAGGGCACCACCAGCCCCTCATTTATGATCTCCTCGCGGAAGGTCGTCCTGGTAAGGATCTCTGAAAAATATCTCCGGAAGTCCTCTTCAAAATTGTAATCATAGTACCAGGTCTCCTCGGCAAAAACATCCTGGAAGTAGCGGGTGGAAACCTCACCCCAGAGGCCTGCGGCATGGAATTTTTCTGCCGCAGTGGACTGGTAATAGGCCATAGTCTGGGCAAGATAACTTTTTAATTCCCTTACATTCCCATCCCAACGGTTGTAAAATAATTTTAAGAGGGCGATATAGCGCATATAGCGTATGGATGTATCCCGTAAAAGCCCTTTTAATAAATACGGGATATCCTCTTTACGCCCGGCCAGGGGAGAGATGCTCACCCGATAGGTAAAACGATACATAAGCATAGACGCCAAGGCCTTCCTGTCTGTAGCCATAGCCATTATGCGTGTATCAATAAAACGTGATTCTCCCGTACGTCGATCCGACACCTTCCGGTCTTCTAAAAATTTGCCCAGGCTTGCCTGTGTAGCTATAGGCAGATATTGGGCTTCATCCAATACCAGTGTGCCTCCCTGCGCCCGGCCAAGCGGACTCTCGGCAGTATCCGCAAATATCTCCCGCGTAGCATCGGACCCGGCCAGTTCGGCGCAGTTGACCTTTATGATGGCCTGCTGACTCCGTTTACTATTGGCAATCACGTAATCAAGCCAGATTTCCTTGCCGCAGCCAAATGGCCCCGTAAGCAGCAATGATCCATCGCTGGCCCCGATAACCTCAAAAAATCTCGTCAGACGGGAAACATAAGTTGGATGGCCGAGAATCGTTACATTCATCTGTCTTCCCATATCTTTAGTTTTTATCTTCTGCATGGCCTGGATTATACCACAGATGACCACCGATAAATCAAGTCAAAATATTGAAGCTCCCCGCTGCCCGCCAAGGTCGGACCTGGATGGCAAGCAGCGGGGAATGCGCTCGCTATGCATGTTCAGTTGCGGGTTGCGGAAGGCTCATATATCCTTCCATCGGGCAGGCAAGCTTGATGAACTCGTAAAAAGTCAAAATTGGGACGGCACAGTAGAAATAGCTCAAGGCTCAAAGCTAAAAGCTAAAAGGGGTAGGTACTACAATTCTTCCCTTCAGCTTTGAACTTTCACCTTTGAGCTGACATCAACGCAGCAAATGGACTTTTTACGAAGCCGTCACCTCCTGTGGCCTCTCGAAGGCATAACATCCCTATTCTGCCTATCATGGGAAAAACCTCTTCTCTCGCCAGGGGATGAACCTTGCCATTTGGATGGGCCCTTGAACTGGCTCTTATCCGGCCCTTCCCGGTCTTCAGAAGACGAAGAGCCTTCCTGCCCCCTCTGATGCCGGCGTAAAGAACGCTTTTCCTCCGGCGGCAGGGATTGCCAGAAGCGATAGCGTTCCCTCAAACGCTCTTTCTCTTCTGGAGAGAGACTGCGAAACCGCTCAAAATTCCGCCGCAGTCTTTCCTTTTCCTCTGTTGGAAGTTTTTGATACTCCCCGTATCTTTTTTTCAAACGAGCGCGTTCCTCCGGAGAAAGCCTTTGCCATCTCTGCCAATTTGCCTCCTCTTCCGTCCGCTCCACAGTCTCTGCCTTATTA is drawn from Thermodesulfobacteriota bacterium and contains these coding sequences:
- a CDS encoding Hsp20/alpha crystallin family protein, which gives rise to MAIITIRTGRILGDIHRDMLKMLGDVFNTAGMMPPNRAWVPPVDIYETEKEVIVLVESAGVKQESLDITLYKDLLRIAGLREGESGSRSRKFYQMEIAYGAFERVLRLPSAVESAEASASYKNGLLSITLPKIRKTLRVEIA
- the rmuC gene encoding DNA recombination protein RmuC, which encodes MTAETILIFLTILLIAGIGALLLFREIRTLKEKTSTTSLLQEQLLEIIRQIGDMRDQQAQGQVRHLETVQTQFATIVGTFNTQLGELTAQLNQGQGETLKSLNQRLEDTTRTLNDQLGRLLQTMNEQLTQTQGNIGQQLQGATEVISKVQLRLGELFETAKHMQELGKDISRLQDILRAPKLRGGIGEYLLEDLLSQILPQRNYETQYAFKSGEKVDVLIRLGSNTVPVDAKFPLESFERLRQAETEAERKKAKREFMTSVKARIDEIARKYIKPDEGTYDFALMYIPAENVFYEVIVKDEELGEEKSIASYALERHVVPVSPNSFYAYLMAIAFGLRGFHIEKQAQEIRGSIGELQKLFGIFYEQFTAVGRNIDLAHRKYEEAHKRAEKIHDQMAGITGQALHLEGERTLPSSVDKKED
- a CDS encoding cold-shock protein; its protein translation is MAEGKVKWFNEKKGFGFIEQEGGPDVFVHHSAIQGAGFKTLREGQKVTFEVQQGPKGPQAVNVVGE
- a CDS encoding TrkH family potassium uptake protein is translated as MPPVFQRYLQKLHHAHILILSFLVIDIIGAGMLYLPISHTTQPISLVDAVFTSTSALCVTGLTVLDTTKSFSTFGQMVILTLIQVGGLGVMTFSVFLFLSMGRGISVRGRWSMQESFTPAPITDIHTLIKSIFLFTFLVEGTASILLALCFWRDYPFPTALYHGFFHSISAFCNAGFSTFSNNLMNYTGHAGVNLTICANIIMGGLGFPVIYELYQRIKGHPERRALSLHTRMVIVTTGILILTGTLLFWAFEANNVLAHRPFYEKCLISLFQSITPRTAGFNTVDTASLTDSCLYIIILLMFIGASPGSTGGGIKTSTLAVLTALVWNKLRGRPYVHVFNRTIPSEVVMRSISLYMLSVFTVLTIHMLMLFSEMACPASHPARGCFLTYLFETISAFGTVGLSMGVTPYLNSMNKLILSALMFMGRVGILTFAYVIVRRERPGFEFRYSEEKVMIG
- a CDS encoding TrkA family potassium uptake protein is translated as MRRFAVIGLGKFGFHLAKALFEDGHEVIAIDKDKDRVQEIQPFSTQAVVADIAHKEILKTLGMDQMDAVLVSIGEDIAASILVTLYLKELKVKQILVKAMNEDHGKILERIGATEVIYPEKAMALKTARSLSTPNILDFIPMVENYTLVELAPPTAFIGKTLSGLDLRVRHNVYVIGVKEVLTDNFILVPPADFVVKDSDILFVIGHRDNIAKLEKL
- a CDS encoding methylated-DNA--[protein]-cysteine S-methyltransferase — encoded protein: MEENAEIHGPVITQIREYFAGRRRIFSVPMDVTGTTFQKTVWEAIRAIPYGETRSYQEIARAVGKVKAARAVGQAAGANPLPFIIPCHRVIGSTGKLVGFSSGLNLKTKLLTLENAYKEKRSCPFPKPD
- a CDS encoding vitamin B12-dependent ribonucleotide reductase gives rise to the protein MPLPKTGLKLTANALTVLQKRYLKKNEQGQTVETPEQMFRRVARAVAAADAIYDQKTDVKKTEDTFYRMMTEFLFMPNSPTLMNAGRRLGQLAACFVLPVEDSIDSIFEAIKQTAIIHKSGGGTGFSFSRIRPANDVVRTTQGVSSGPVSFMTVFDIATETIKQGGTRRGANMGILRVDHPDIEQFINAKQLTDKLNNFNISVAITAEFMRALANGEEYDLINPRNGHKVKSVPAVHIFNQIVEAAWATGEPGIIFLDRINRYNSTPQLGDIEATNPCGEQPLLPYEACNLGSINLSRFVKADEIDYADLKKIIHHAVHFLDNVIDINKYPLPQIESMSKANRKIGLGVMGFADMLIQLGIPYNSKDAVRTAETVMSFISRESKLASADLAKKRGNFPNYKGSIYDNPKTPFMRNATTTTIAPTGTISIIAGCSSGIEPLFAVSFVRRVLDGSELLEVHPYFKKEAKKAGILTKELMEDIAQGGSIQGIPEIPDSLKKVYMTAMDISPKWHIRLQAAFQKHTDNAVSKTINFPSTASIEDVHKVYLLAYEQGLKGLTIYRYGSRKGQVLSFKKEGEKKEIVPRARPMRTTGITERMRTGCGNLYITINSDEKGICEVFAQIGKAGGCAASQIEAIGRLISLALRSGLKVEAIIRQLSGIRCPSPIWDQGKMILSCPDAVARAIANVTNLPITPHDKTMGACPDCGGSLESEGGCLVCRSCGFSRCD